From the Longibacter salinarum genome, one window contains:
- a CDS encoding PAS domain S-box protein, producing MPSPSTITLFVKPNGAITGHCPATPSVMNVEPSDLMGRSFTEMLALPSDGLLPNLAAVEHGPDSVAEPPEAHAAISSVTDALETHAHTGEPLYVRLCNTDDILALRVTEQHANQQCVGYVVTLEPRSAPSINGAATNGTHPVDADVSSVPVSKRESRATHTADLLELTSSLTQDLAHGYHREHIFDNLLERLREHLDAESCSILTLGDTEDEPDSEFRYVTDARSDIWDTLPEDASTACLSAIMDEQTVAMVQEIPSPAPNVEVIIERPDLDPCLLVAAPLPTPEGPTGVLLIDHPNPASLRGLTAHLLLAVGSLLSLHQAFQSQIQEIGALTARHKRLFEDGNDIVFELDEDGIIRYVSPAVAHATGYYPAEVMGQHVKSFLVPEDLDEVPRFWQENGDTRHDVRVLDANGDIRHLRVSLRVEALPDGTCVISGSATDVTRQRTAEIALEGERAFVDHAINHLPGLFCLLNHNLRISRWNEQLRQALGVDASQVSACRFTEIFDFQSRPEINDHIRNAFLGETIRFKGHVQTDEEEIPYMFTATPVEIEGDRSVVCIGIDISELHDTQQRLSENFEALRQIHSISVEDDMPTGRKVQHLLQSGREYLNADMSILATVQDDQMRIDQSAGSIAPAEGTTIELSGFCSRVFDSPPYEWPLYESFDGPLDFPFDGPQSLQGTLHTAGIPLRLDGERWGILSFAGQSDAFRRKSHQANEYMKLLGQWIESRMARERAQEAVKQNERRFRDLFSAAPDAYAVLHPETGRVTDCNTAMEDLLGRPRDRIIGHHYRTLQANSIAQGDVDATNWVDWLQHVVESGEWRGYHVPLQTSDDENSPVLVDISARHVDIGTQPSVLAVFRDVTKRKEAEDALLHAVSRNEAFNSELQTLIRVSRGLETHLNSDVVAGRVVTGTRDTLPAATKASLWTIDGDTARLIASDDRAAGCRLHTNDVDEGENSISVEPDGHVEIQLTHGPFSEIYNNLEAPRITHLPMTRHRHPELEHPFFDGAKSLIAAPITTADKVMGVLIATSDVVTSAFQNRHHALLQSIGAQAAVSLNNAQAVEELRAMSQQLLQAQEDERRRVAQELHDETGGLVTALQFKLQEVEMVLDANSEDDPDHLHEAVDLLADVNDLTETLSEVLRQVSRSLRPKILDDIGLSAALPWLVDEFTERTGIEVDFSSEIDPESRFDSLLETAAFRITQEALTNVARYADTQTAQVIVDHDDRFLRIHVIDHGKGFNLAEWQRSETPTLGLLGMTERAERLGGKLDISSEPGEGTRISATLPADAK from the coding sequence ATGCCGTCTCCTTCCACAATAACACTTTTCGTTAAACCGAACGGTGCAATTACCGGCCATTGCCCGGCCACCCCGTCGGTTATGAACGTGGAACCGTCCGACCTGATGGGGCGCTCTTTTACAGAGATGCTCGCTCTTCCATCGGACGGCCTTCTTCCCAACCTGGCGGCCGTAGAGCACGGACCAGACTCCGTGGCAGAACCACCGGAAGCCCACGCAGCTATTTCCTCGGTGACAGACGCTCTGGAGACGCACGCTCACACCGGCGAGCCGCTCTACGTTCGCCTGTGCAACACGGACGACATCCTCGCTCTCAGGGTCACAGAACAACACGCCAACCAGCAGTGTGTCGGCTACGTCGTCACTCTGGAGCCCCGCTCGGCGCCGTCGATCAATGGTGCCGCAACGAACGGTACACACCCGGTCGATGCAGATGTATCGTCAGTCCCTGTCTCGAAGCGCGAAAGCCGCGCGACGCATACGGCCGACCTACTTGAACTTACGTCGTCGCTAACTCAGGATTTGGCGCATGGCTACCATCGGGAGCACATCTTTGACAATCTGCTGGAGCGACTGCGCGAACATCTCGACGCCGAATCGTGCTCGATTCTTACGTTGGGCGATACGGAGGACGAGCCGGATTCCGAGTTTCGGTACGTAACGGATGCCCGATCCGACATCTGGGACACGCTCCCGGAAGATGCAAGCACCGCCTGTCTATCGGCGATCATGGATGAACAGACCGTCGCCATGGTCCAGGAGATACCGAGTCCTGCACCGAATGTCGAGGTGATCATTGAGCGGCCTGACCTGGATCCATGCCTGCTGGTTGCGGCCCCGCTGCCAACTCCAGAGGGTCCCACCGGCGTGCTCCTCATCGACCACCCGAATCCGGCGTCCCTGCGCGGACTCACAGCGCATCTATTGCTTGCGGTCGGGTCCTTGCTCTCGCTTCACCAGGCGTTTCAATCGCAGATCCAGGAGATCGGGGCCCTGACGGCGCGCCACAAACGACTGTTCGAAGACGGAAACGATATCGTGTTCGAGCTGGACGAGGATGGAATCATCCGGTACGTCAGCCCGGCAGTTGCTCATGCGACCGGGTACTATCCAGCCGAGGTCATGGGACAACACGTCAAATCCTTCCTCGTCCCCGAAGACCTGGACGAGGTCCCGCGATTCTGGCAAGAAAACGGCGACACCCGCCACGACGTCCGCGTCCTAGATGCAAACGGAGACATCCGCCACCTTCGCGTGTCGCTTCGGGTGGAAGCTCTCCCCGACGGAACGTGTGTGATCTCTGGATCGGCGACGGATGTCACACGCCAACGGACGGCAGAGATTGCGCTGGAGGGAGAACGCGCGTTCGTAGACCACGCGATCAATCATCTCCCCGGGCTATTCTGCCTTCTCAATCACAACCTGCGAATCTCGCGCTGGAACGAACAACTTCGCCAGGCTCTCGGCGTGGACGCCTCTCAGGTGTCCGCCTGCCGCTTCACGGAGATCTTTGATTTCCAGTCGCGCCCGGAAATCAACGACCACATCCGAAATGCCTTTCTGGGGGAAACCATCCGCTTCAAAGGGCACGTCCAGACGGATGAAGAAGAAATTCCGTACATGTTTACGGCTACTCCGGTTGAGATCGAAGGCGACCGCTCGGTCGTTTGCATCGGAATCGATATTTCCGAATTACACGACACCCAACAGCGGCTCTCGGAAAACTTCGAAGCCCTCCGGCAGATCCACTCGATCAGCGTGGAGGACGATATGCCCACGGGACGAAAGGTTCAGCATCTTCTCCAGAGCGGACGCGAGTACCTGAATGCCGATATGAGCATCCTGGCCACCGTCCAGGACGACCAAATGCGTATCGATCAGAGTGCCGGAAGTATTGCCCCTGCAGAAGGCACCACAATCGAATTGTCCGGGTTTTGCTCTCGCGTATTTGACAGCCCTCCGTACGAATGGCCTTTATACGAATCCTTTGACGGTCCTCTCGACTTCCCATTCGACGGACCTCAATCTCTGCAAGGCACACTCCATACGGCGGGCATTCCGTTGCGCCTCGATGGCGAGCGATGGGGCATACTCAGTTTCGCCGGCCAGTCTGATGCCTTCCGAAGAAAGTCGCATCAGGCCAACGAGTACATGAAACTACTCGGCCAGTGGATCGAGTCGCGGATGGCACGTGAGCGCGCTCAGGAGGCGGTGAAGCAAAATGAGCGACGGTTTCGCGACCTGTTTTCCGCAGCCCCTGATGCCTACGCGGTTCTGCACCCGGAAACGGGCCGCGTGACGGATTGCAATACGGCGATGGAAGACCTACTTGGCCGTCCACGCGACCGGATCATCGGCCACCACTACCGTACGCTGCAGGCCAACTCCATCGCACAAGGCGACGTGGATGCCACGAACTGGGTCGATTGGCTGCAACATGTCGTTGAAAGCGGAGAATGGCGGGGCTACCACGTTCCTCTTCAGACATCGGACGACGAGAACTCTCCCGTGCTCGTCGACATCTCGGCTCGGCACGTGGACATCGGCACCCAGCCGAGCGTGCTCGCGGTCTTCCGTGACGTCACGAAGCGAAAGGAGGCGGAAGATGCGCTACTCCACGCCGTTTCCCGAAACGAAGCCTTCAACAGCGAACTTCAGACGCTCATCCGTGTCAGCCGCGGACTCGAAACCCACCTCAACAGCGACGTCGTGGCCGGGCGCGTCGTAACCGGGACACGAGACACGCTCCCGGCCGCCACAAAAGCGTCTCTCTGGACGATCGATGGCGACACAGCGAGACTCATTGCCAGCGATGACCGAGCGGCCGGTTGCCGCCTTCACACCAACGACGTGGACGAAGGAGAAAACTCAATCTCGGTCGAGCCGGACGGGCATGTCGAAATTCAGCTTACGCACGGTCCATTCTCGGAGATCTATAACAACCTCGAAGCCCCACGCATCACGCACCTTCCGATGACGCGGCATCGTCATCCAGAGCTCGAACACCCGTTCTTTGACGGCGCGAAATCACTCATCGCGGCCCCTATCACGACGGCCGACAAGGTCATGGGGGTTTTGATCGCCACTAGCGATGTTGTCACCTCGGCGTTTCAGAATCGACATCACGCCCTGCTACAGTCAATCGGCGCGCAGGCAGCGGTGTCTCTCAACAATGCGCAGGCGGTCGAGGAACTGCGCGCGATGTCCCAGCAGCTCCTTCAAGCCCAGGAAGATGAGCGACGGCGAGTCGCCCAGGAACTGCACGATGAAACGGGCGGCCTCGTGACTGCCTTGCAATTCAAGCTGCAGGAGGTAGAGATGGTCCTCGATGCCAATTCAGAAGATGACCCAGATCATCTTCACGAGGCGGTCGACCTGCTCGCTGATGTCAACGATCTGACGGAAACACTCTCTGAGGTGCTCCGCCAGGTCTCCCGAAGTCTTCGTCCTAAAATCCTGGATGATATCGGTCTGTCGGCCGCCCTTCCCTGGCTGGTTGATGAATTCACCGAACGCACCGGCATCGAAGTGGACTTTTCGAGCGAAATCGACCCCGAGTCGCGCTTCGACTCTCTTCTTGAAACCGCGGCTTTCCGCATTACGCAAGAAGCGTTGACCAACGTCGCCCGGTACGCTGATACCCAGACGGCACAGGTGATTGTTGATCACGACGACCGCTTTCTCCGCATCCATGTGATCGATCATGGAAAAGGCTTCAACCTCGCCGAATGGCAACGGAGCGAAACGCCAACCCTGGGCCTGCTCGGAATGACGGAGCGGGCAGAACGCCTCGGTGGCAAACTCGACATTTCATCTGAACCCGGAGAAGGAACGCGGATCAGCGCGACCCTTCCAGCCGATGCAAAATAG
- a CDS encoding response regulator produces the protein MLTSIVIAEDHQLTADGIQGMLDRELGARVAARCTRGGEVIPSLREHTPDILTLDLNLPGISGLDLLTQIQSVSPNTRTIVYSGHEEDAYVVRAFHLGARGYVLKGDAPSELIAAVKAAIHGERYLSPSLPERLLEMADEEEESATTDRFDLLTKREIEVMNLVVEGLTSAEIGDELFISKRTVDKHRQNLMAKLDVSRTADLIHLVNQRTVQPSDLPGEA, from the coding sequence ATGCTCACGTCCATTGTCATTGCTGAGGATCATCAATTAACCGCCGACGGAATCCAGGGCATGCTCGACCGTGAATTAGGTGCACGAGTCGCAGCAAGATGTACTCGCGGAGGCGAAGTGATCCCATCCCTTCGCGAGCACACCCCCGACATACTGACGCTCGACCTGAATCTTCCCGGCATCAGTGGTCTGGACTTGCTCACGCAGATTCAGTCTGTCTCCCCCAATACGCGAACCATCGTGTACTCAGGACACGAAGAAGATGCCTACGTCGTCCGTGCCTTTCATCTTGGCGCACGTGGGTACGTCCTGAAGGGAGACGCCCCGTCCGAACTCATTGCCGCAGTCAAGGCGGCGATCCATGGCGAACGCTACCTTAGCCCGTCTCTCCCGGAACGACTGCTTGAGATGGCGGATGAGGAGGAAGAAAGTGCAACCACGGATCGGTTCGACCTCTTGACCAAGCGAGAAATCGAGGTCATGAATCTCGTGGTGGAAGGATTGACCAGTGCCGAAATCGGGGACGAGCTTTTCATCAGCAAACGCACGGTTGACAAACACCGGCAAAACCTGATGGCAAAACTTGATGTCTCGCGAACCGCAGACCTGATCCATCTCGTCAATCAGCGAACCGTACAGCCGTCAGATCTACCCGGAGAGGCGTAA
- a CDS encoding mercuric reductase, translating into MTASTNDASPPQSYDLLVIGAGQGGGPLAGTMAEAGHSVAIIERKHVGGTCVNEGCTPTKTMVASARVAHLARRASDFGVATGEVSVDQSVIRERKQEVVDMFRDGSRSSLVDHKTLDLIEGHAEFTGERTVEVTLHDGSTRTVTADRIVINTGARPFMPPIKGIELDGVLTSTTIMELDEVPDHLIVLGGGYIGLEFGQMFRRFGAEVTIIERGDQVLAREDRDTAKALWEVLENDGVDVRVHSEITAIARVDDSLQVTVDGPEGSEDLAGTHVLIAAGRQPNTDDLGLDAANVETDDRGHIAVNERLQTSTDGIYAIGDVTGGAAFTHISYDDYRILRDRWLHDGDRTTTNRLVPYTVFTDPQLGRIGLSAGQANKQNDDIQVAHLPMSQVARALETDETRGFMEAVVDNKTGHILGATVLGAQGGEIASALQIAMMGELRYDQLRDGIFSHPTYIESLNNLFAQIDDEAVSAPA; encoded by the coding sequence ATGACTGCTTCTACCAACGACGCCTCGCCCCCCCAATCGTACGACCTGCTCGTCATCGGTGCCGGACAGGGGGGCGGCCCGCTCGCCGGGACGATGGCCGAGGCGGGTCACTCTGTCGCGATCATAGAACGGAAGCACGTCGGAGGGACGTGCGTCAACGAGGGCTGCACGCCGACGAAGACGATGGTGGCAAGCGCTCGCGTCGCCCACCTGGCCCGGCGAGCGAGTGACTTCGGCGTTGCGACGGGTGAGGTCTCCGTAGACCAGAGCGTCATTCGCGAACGAAAGCAGGAGGTCGTCGACATGTTCAGGGACGGCAGCCGTTCGTCCCTCGTCGACCACAAGACGCTAGATCTCATCGAGGGCCATGCCGAGTTCACGGGGGAACGGACAGTCGAGGTAACCCTGCACGACGGGTCAACGCGAACCGTGACGGCCGATCGCATCGTCATCAACACGGGCGCCCGCCCGTTCATGCCTCCGATCAAGGGCATCGAGTTGGACGGCGTGTTGACCTCCACGACGATCATGGAGCTCGACGAGGTGCCCGACCATCTCATCGTCCTCGGTGGTGGGTACATCGGGCTGGAGTTCGGTCAGATGTTTCGCCGGTTCGGCGCCGAGGTGACAATCATCGAGCGAGGGGATCAGGTGCTGGCCCGAGAGGATCGCGATACGGCGAAGGCGTTGTGGGAGGTACTGGAGAATGATGGCGTCGACGTTCGCGTCCACAGCGAGATCACCGCCATCGCGCGAGTCGACGACTCCCTACAGGTCACGGTGGACGGGCCGGAGGGGAGCGAAGACCTGGCCGGAACGCACGTCCTGATCGCAGCGGGACGACAGCCCAACACGGACGACCTCGGACTGGATGCAGCTAACGTCGAGACGGACGACCGAGGCCACATCGCCGTAAACGAGCGGCTGCAAACATCGACCGACGGGATCTATGCTATCGGCGACGTCACGGGCGGAGCAGCGTTTACGCACATCTCCTACGATGACTATAGAATCCTGCGCGACCGCTGGCTGCACGACGGCGACCGAACCACGACAAATCGGCTCGTGCCATACACCGTGTTCACCGACCCACAACTCGGGCGCATCGGTCTATCTGCCGGGCAAGCAAACAAGCAGAACGACGACATCCAGGTCGCCCACCTGCCGATGTCGCAGGTCGCGCGAGCACTTGAAACCGACGAAACCCGCGGATTCATGGAGGCCGTCGTCGACAACAAGACCGGACACATCCTCGGAGCGACGGTGCTGGGCGCCCAGGGTGGAGAAATCGCTTCAGCACTGCAAATCGCGATGATGGGCGAACTACGCTATGACCAGCTTCGTGATGGCATCTTCAGCCATCCGACGTACATTGAGTCACTCAACAACCTGTTTGCCCAAATTGACGACGAGGCCGTATCCGCACCGGCATAA
- a CDS encoding RNA polymerase sigma factor translates to MLRLVSSSRSSAESSTPPSVDVSGRPTSDALDALRSRENEAVERWIYGNRDIVYRLLLKMVKDRNVAEELLQETLYQALRSVHRFRGDAKVSTWLCGIARNLALRHFRDQERYTTAEDETLEWIGSRDFRSNGYSKYDETPRVRAERSERYDIVHAALRKLPESYREIIQIRDLEERSTREVADALGLTRVNVRVRLHRARQRMEELLRSKLDDLPAAA, encoded by the coding sequence ATGCTGAGACTCGTTTCGTCGTCTCGATCGTCCGCTGAATCCTCCACTCCTCCGAGCGTCGATGTCTCCGGTCGTCCCACCTCCGATGCGCTCGACGCTCTGCGGTCTCGGGAGAATGAGGCTGTCGAGCGGTGGATATACGGCAACCGCGATATCGTCTACCGGCTGCTGTTGAAGATGGTGAAAGACCGGAATGTGGCCGAGGAGCTACTGCAGGAAACGCTTTACCAGGCGCTGCGGTCCGTGCACCGCTTCCGCGGCGACGCCAAGGTATCGACCTGGCTCTGCGGGATTGCGCGGAACCTCGCGCTCCGTCACTTCCGCGATCAAGAGCGGTACACCACCGCGGAAGACGAGACCCTGGAGTGGATCGGCTCCCGGGACTTCCGCTCGAATGGCTACTCGAAATATGACGAAACGCCCCGAGTGCGAGCCGAACGATCCGAACGCTACGACATCGTTCACGCGGCGCTCCGAAAACTTCCGGAGTCGTACCGAGAGATCATCCAGATCCGGGACCTGGAGGAGAGATCGACGCGCGAAGTTGCAGATGCTCTTGGCCTCACTCGCGTCAATGTCCGCGTTCGCCTGCACCGTGCTCGGCAGCGCATGGAAGAACTTCTGCGCTCAAAGCTCGACGACCTTCCCGCTGCTGCCTGA
- a CDS encoding sensor histidine kinase: MSRPPDSEANPVLDDRVEERTRRLRTYARRLELLREVDHAILRAESPTDIATAALRGLHGFLPAIRSSVTMFCFDTNEAEILAMYRSGETELKPGMRIPMDHMPTPKPLYEGNPVFVDDLSVSADTVIQRRLHEEEGVRSYMCLPMRVDGELIGIMNVGASEPSAYGVHEQQMAQEVANPLAIAIRQARLTEQVRRHSDRLEQRVAERTEELESFTYSVSHDLRTPLRAIDGYARLLMERSSDQLDEEGERLLGVIYENTQKMGRLIDDLLSLSRLGRQELRRREIDMRGLVEEAMGEAVSDGEEERVTVQVSDLPSASADRAMLRRVWVNLLSNAIKFTRDTEAPRINVYAVAASDCAVPVEEEVAPGQVVYVIEDNGAGFDDRYIDKLFGVFQRLHDDTDFQGTGVGLAIVDRVIRRHGGCVWAESKAGEGATFYFTLGADGASV, from the coding sequence ATGTCCCGGCCCCCCGATTCGGAAGCAAATCCTGTCCTGGATGATCGTGTAGAGGAGCGGACGCGTCGGCTTCGAACCTATGCGCGTCGCCTCGAACTGCTGCGGGAGGTGGATCACGCCATTCTTCGCGCGGAGTCGCCAACGGACATTGCCACGGCCGCCCTGCGCGGACTTCATGGGTTCCTGCCCGCCATCCGGTCGAGCGTCACGATGTTTTGCTTCGATACCAACGAGGCGGAAATTCTGGCGATGTACCGCTCAGGGGAGACCGAGCTGAAACCCGGGATGCGCATTCCCATGGACCACATGCCAACGCCGAAGCCGTTGTACGAAGGCAATCCCGTCTTCGTCGACGACCTGAGTGTGTCGGCTGATACCGTCATCCAGCGGCGGTTGCATGAGGAAGAGGGCGTTCGCTCGTACATGTGCCTCCCGATGCGCGTGGACGGCGAATTGATCGGTATAATGAACGTCGGGGCAAGCGAGCCGAGTGCGTACGGCGTGCACGAGCAGCAGATGGCGCAGGAGGTGGCGAATCCGCTCGCGATCGCGATTCGCCAGGCGCGGCTGACAGAACAGGTTCGTCGTCACTCGGATCGGCTGGAGCAACGCGTCGCCGAACGTACGGAGGAGCTGGAATCATTCACGTACTCGGTGTCCCACGACCTGCGCACGCCGCTCCGGGCGATCGACGGGTATGCGCGGTTGCTGATGGAGCGCAGTTCCGATCAACTCGACGAGGAAGGGGAGCGACTCCTTGGCGTGATTTACGAGAACACGCAGAAGATGGGGCGACTCATCGACGACTTGTTGAGCCTGTCGCGTCTCGGTCGGCAGGAACTGCGACGGCGCGAGATCGACATGCGCGGACTGGTCGAGGAGGCGATGGGAGAAGCGGTGTCCGATGGAGAAGAGGAGCGCGTGACCGTGCAGGTGAGTGATCTTCCTTCGGCCTCGGCCGATCGCGCCATGCTCCGACGCGTCTGGGTGAATCTGCTCTCGAATGCAATCAAGTTTACGCGCGATACGGAAGCTCCTCGCATTAACGTGTATGCGGTCGCTGCCTCCGATTGTGCCGTTCCCGTGGAAGAAGAGGTCGCACCCGGTCAGGTCGTCTACGTCATCGAGGACAATGGCGCCGGGTTCGACGATCGTTATATCGACAAGCTGTTCGGGGTATTTCAGCGGCTGCACGACGACACCGACTTTCAAGGGACCGGTGTCGGTCTCGCCATCGTGGACCGCGTCATCCGCCGGCACGGCGGGTGCGTATGGGCGGAGAGCAAAGCCGGAGAGGGAGCAACGTTTTACTTTACTCTGGGAGCGGATGGAGCGTCGGTGTAA
- a CDS encoding response regulator, with protein sequence MCDGPVDILLVDDQASDAELALHALRGLESVRRVHVVRNGADALDFLFARGVFANRKDEPAPRLILLDLKLPRVSGIEVLDVLKSDPQTRNIPVIALTSSCEACDVERCYDLGVNSYVVKPVDFSAFTETVQRIAQYWLTTNEAPVC encoded by the coding sequence ATGTGTGACGGCCCTGTCGACATTCTTCTGGTAGACGATCAGGCATCAGACGCCGAACTGGCGCTCCATGCGCTCCGTGGGTTGGAGTCGGTGCGGCGCGTCCATGTCGTGCGAAATGGTGCGGATGCGCTCGACTTCCTGTTCGCTCGCGGCGTGTTTGCGAATCGAAAGGACGAGCCTGCTCCCCGACTGATTCTGCTGGACCTAAAGTTGCCTCGCGTCAGCGGAATCGAGGTTCTGGATGTTCTTAAGTCCGATCCCCAAACGCGCAACATTCCCGTCATCGCCCTGACATCCTCCTGCGAAGCCTGCGATGTGGAGCGGTGCTACGACCTCGGCGTTAACAGCTACGTCGTGAAGCCGGTGGACTTTTCCGCATTTACCGAGACGGTGCAGCGGATCGCGCAGTACTGGCTGACGACGAATGAAGCGCCTGTATGTTAG
- a CDS encoding sigma 54-interacting transcriptional regulator, translating to MSDAPSPPRPPTTHPGGQVSMVETDEPLRIVLLEDVATDAELIQAELAREGFDFKVRQVTSRDGFELALQAETPDLILTDYNLPAFDGPEALEMALEMHPDVPVVFVSGAIGEERAIETLKQGATDYVLKDRLSRLGPAVRRALREAAERNARKRAEEALRDAKDALEQKVEARTADLSEANERLKAEVEERKRAEQALRARETELSGIINSAIDAIISIDERLTVHRWNPAAERAFGVPATEAHDTDITPLLSPALEAIVRSYIDENPPGTDTRDEGRYVSASDEVHGIRRDGSAFCVEATLSQIHAPESSSEGRYLLILRDVHEVKQAEDRLQQLQSERVYLREEIESEYNFKEIVGASPPIQSIFDAIDQVADTETTVLVCGETGTGKELVARALHDRSRRSEETLVKVNCAALPAHLIESELFGHEKGAFTGATKQRIGRFELADGGTLFLDEIGELPMETQSKLLRALQEQEFERVGGEETVHVDTRIIAATNRELEEEVERGSFRQDLYYRLNIFPICLPPLRDRGDDVQLLADHFVETFSGRTGTEITGIDPGARAMLQRYDWPGNVRELANIIERAVILARGETIRAEHLSIQARTSGTSRFPTMEEAQCRHIIDALERTGGVVGGAQGAAAMLDLPRTTLLSQMDRLGIDPSDYR from the coding sequence ATGTCTGACGCTCCTTCCCCTCCACGACCGCCTACGACCCATCCGGGAGGCCAGGTGTCTATGGTCGAGACGGACGAGCCCCTTCGGATTGTGTTGCTCGAGGACGTGGCGACCGACGCTGAGTTGATTCAGGCGGAGCTTGCGCGAGAAGGATTTGATTTCAAGGTTCGGCAGGTGACGTCGCGGGATGGGTTCGAGTTGGCACTTCAGGCGGAAACACCCGACCTGATCCTGACCGACTACAACCTTCCTGCCTTCGACGGCCCGGAGGCGCTTGAGATGGCGCTTGAGATGCACCCGGATGTCCCGGTCGTGTTCGTGTCCGGGGCCATCGGTGAAGAGCGCGCCATCGAGACGCTGAAGCAGGGGGCGACCGACTACGTGCTGAAGGATCGTCTGTCGCGTCTCGGTCCGGCCGTGCGGCGGGCGCTGCGGGAAGCGGCCGAGCGAAACGCAAGGAAGCGGGCCGAGGAAGCGTTGCGAGATGCCAAAGATGCGCTTGAGCAGAAGGTTGAGGCACGAACGGCGGACCTGAGCGAGGCAAACGAACGGCTCAAGGCGGAGGTGGAGGAACGCAAGCGGGCTGAGCAGGCCCTTCGCGCTCGCGAGACGGAGCTTTCCGGTATCATCAACTCGGCCATCGATGCCATCATCAGCATCGACGAGCGGCTGACGGTGCACCGATGGAATCCGGCGGCAGAGCGTGCGTTTGGCGTGCCGGCAACAGAAGCTCACGACACGGATATCACGCCTCTTTTGAGCCCCGCCCTCGAAGCCATCGTGCGGTCGTACATCGACGAGAACCCGCCCGGGACGGACACGCGGGACGAAGGTCGGTACGTGAGCGCATCGGACGAAGTCCACGGCATCCGGCGCGACGGCTCCGCCTTCTGCGTCGAGGCCACGCTGTCTCAGATCCATGCACCAGAGTCGTCATCTGAGGGGCGGTATCTGCTCATCCTGCGTGACGTTCACGAGGTCAAGCAGGCGGAGGACCGGCTTCAGCAGCTTCAATCCGAGCGGGTCTACCTTCGCGAAGAAATCGAGAGTGAGTACAATTTCAAAGAGATCGTCGGCGCGTCGCCTCCCATTCAGTCGATTTTTGACGCGATCGATCAGGTGGCAGATACGGAGACGACGGTGCTGGTATGCGGCGAGACGGGGACGGGAAAGGAGCTGGTCGCCCGCGCCCTACACGACCGGAGTCGGCGGTCGGAGGAAACGCTGGTCAAGGTCAACTGCGCGGCGCTTCCCGCGCACCTGATCGAGAGCGAACTGTTCGGGCACGAAAAGGGCGCGTTCACTGGCGCGACGAAGCAGCGGATCGGTCGCTTCGAGCTGGCGGATGGCGGCACGCTCTTTTTGGACGAGATCGGCGAGTTGCCAATGGAGACGCAGTCGAAGCTCCTGCGGGCGTTGCAGGAGCAGGAGTTCGAGCGGGTCGGCGGAGAGGAGACGGTCCACGTCGATACACGCATTATTGCCGCTACGAACCGCGAGTTGGAGGAAGAGGTGGAGAGAGGGTCGTTTCGCCAGGATCTCTACTACCGCCTCAACATTTTTCCGATTTGCCTGCCTCCGCTACGGGATCGGGGCGACGACGTACAGCTTCTCGCAGATCACTTCGTCGAGACCTTCTCTGGTCGTACCGGCACGGAGATCACGGGTATCGATCCCGGCGCACGCGCCATGTTGCAGCGATACGACTGGCCCGGTAATGTTCGCGAGCTGGCAAATATTATCGAGCGCGCGGTCATTCTGGCGCGTGGCGAGACGATCCGTGCCGAGCATCTGTCAATCCAGGCGCGCACGAGCGGTACGTCGCGGTTTCCGACGATGGAAGAGGCACAGTGTCGCCATATCATCGACGCGCTGGAGCGAACCGGCGGCGTCGTGGGCGGCGCCCAGGGGGCGGCTGCAATGCTGGACCTGCCGCGGACGACGCTGCTATCCCAGATGGACCGCCTTGGCATCGACCCGTCCGACTACCGGTAG